The following are from one region of the Salvia splendens isolate huo1 chromosome 2, SspV2, whole genome shotgun sequence genome:
- the LOC121772022 gene encoding cyclin-dependent kinase inhibitor 7-like, producing the protein MQHNLKRIPREETQISLYCVFEDAELPSSPDLEAGRSGRGREISTSACANFSEATRQVVVKSAAKTPSAAELEEFFTVAEEYVQKRFTQKYNYDIVKDAPILGGRYQWVPNPTHI; encoded by the exons ATGCAGCACAACTTGAAGAGAATACCTAGGGAAGAAACGCAAATAAGCTTGTATTGTGTGTTCGAAGATGCAGAATTACCATCGTCTCCAGATCTGGAG GCTGGGCGGTCTGGAAGGGGAAGGGAGATTTCCACGTCCGCCTGCGCTAATTTTAG TGAGGCGACAAGGCAAGTTGTGGTGAAATCAGCGGCAAAAACGCCATCGGCAGCTGAGCTGGAGGAGTTCTTTACGGTGGCAGAAGAGTACGTCCAGAAACGATTTACTCAAAA GTACAACTATGACATAGTGAAGGATGCTCCAATACTGGGAGGGAGATACCAGTGGGTTCCTaatcctactcacatttaa